Genomic segment of Clostridiales bacterium:
GCGTAGGCATGGCCGCTTCCATGGGCGCGTTTTTGCTGGCGGCGGGCGCCAAAGGCAAAAGGTTCGCCTTGCCCAACAGCGAGATTATGATCCATCAGCCTTTGGGCGGAACGCGCGGACAGGCCAGCGATATAGCCATTCATGCCGAACATATTTTAAAAGTCAAACAAAGAATGATCAAAATCATGTCCGAGATAACAGGCCAGCCCCCCGCCAAAATAGAAAAAGATATTGACAGGGACTATTACATGTCAGCCGAAGAGGCGTTAAAATACGGACTTATTGATAAAATCTTTGTAAAAAGGAGTTAACTTTGATAGAAAAAGATTTTAGATGTTCGTTTTGCGGCAAGCATCAAGGCGAGGTTTCCCGCCTGATCGTAGGGCCCAGCGGAGTGTTTATTTGCGAAAGCTGCATAAACGAATGTCTTAACATTATAAAAAAAGACAGCA
This window contains:
- the clpP gene encoding ATP-dependent Clp endopeptidase proteolytic subunit ClpP — translated: MYKDKILNNHLVPMVIEQTERGERSFDIYSRLLEDRIVFLNGEVNDVTANLVIAQLIYLEGKNIDKDICLYINSPGGSISAGMAIFDTMNYIKPDVSTICVGMAASMGAFLLAAGAKGKRFALPNSEIMIHQPLGGTRGQASDIAIHAEHILKVKQRMIKIMSEITGQPPAKIEKDIDRDYYMSAEEALKYGLIDKIFVKRS